The following coding sequences lie in one Vitis vinifera cultivar Pinot Noir 40024 chromosome 19, ASM3070453v1 genomic window:
- the LOC100260767 gene encoding large ribosomal subunit protein eL20z → MSEESKNRSDQHYGTFQGVPTYSQPPAVGFPQPVPPPGAAEPSAPPPPPPQYYAHGYQAVPGYAVAEGTPVRERRLPCCGIGLGWFLFIIGFFLAAVPWYVGFFLLLCARVDYREKPGYIACTIAAILATIAIIFGVTKGTGE, encoded by the exons ATGAGCGAAGAATCCAAGAACAGAAGCGATCAGCACTACGGAACCTTCCAGGGTGTTCCCACCTACTCTCAGCCGCCGGCCGTAGGCTTCCCTCAGCCAGTCCCTCCGCCAGGGGCTGCCGAGCCCTCCGCTCCGCCTCCGCCTCCTCCTCAGTACTATGCTCATGGCTACCAAGCCGTTCCAG GTTATGCGGTTGCTGAAGGAACACCTGTAAGAGAGCGTCGCCTTCCTTGCTGTGGCATTGGTCTTGGCTGGTTCCT GTTCATCATTGGCTTCTTCCTTGCTGCTGTCCCCTGGTATGTTGGGTTCTTCCTTCTACTTTGTGCCAGAGTAGACTACAGAGAGAAACCAGGCTACATTGCCTGCACAATTGCT GCTATTCTCGCCACAATTGCTATTATTTTTGGAGTAACAAAGGGAACAGGTGAGTAG